In Primulina huaijiensis isolate GDHJ02 chromosome 4, ASM1229523v2, whole genome shotgun sequence, a genomic segment contains:
- the LOC140975588 gene encoding presenilin-like protein At2g29900, translating into MDRNQRPRSILETLGEEIVRIVTPVSICMIFVVILVSVLNPDSSSNGLSITSMATVAYTETSSDSIWDKFKGALLNSLVFVAMVTVVTFLLVLLFYFRCTKFLKYYMGFSAFLVLGFLGGEIALLLIQDFSFPIDCITFCVVLFNFTVVGVLAVFVSKMAIFVTQAYLVVIGTLVAYWFTLLPEWTTWVLLVAMALYDLAAVLLPGGPLRLLVELAISRDEEIPALVYEAPPVISGESGLIGGMAQRRSWREGRGGSDENQVLSSNQISPNLGTYSSVVDAEEGRFPSVDSELVAPLIQHRISVRLTSPENRAPSENLTLEGIGLASSGAIKLGLGDFIFYSVLVGRAAMYDFMTVYACYLAIIAGLGITLLLLALYRKVLPALPVSVMLGVLFYLLTRLLLENFVLQCSVNLLMF; encoded by the coding sequence ATGGATCGGAATCAAAGACCCAGAAGCATTCTTGAAACTCTAGGCGAGGAAATCGTCAGAATCGTAACGCCAGTGTCAATTTGCATGATTTTCGTGGTGATTCTTGTTTCTGTACTCAATCCGGATTCCTCTTCAAATGGTTTGTCAATCACATCCATGGCCACTGTAGCCTACACAGAAACCAGCTCAGATTCTATATGGGACAAATTCAAGGGCGCCCTTTTGAATTCCCTTGTTTTTGTTGCCATGGTGACGGTGGTCACTTTCCTGTTAGTGCTGCTTTTCTACTTTAGATGCACCAAGTTCTTGAAATACTACATGGGTTTCTCTGCTTTTCTTGTTCTGGGGTTCTTGGGCGGCGAGATTGCTCTTCTTTTGATCCAAGATTTCAGCTTTCCGATTGACTGTATCACattttgtgttgttttgtttaATTTCACTGTTGTTGGTGTCCTGGCTGTGTTTGTGTCGAAAATGGCTATATTTGTTACACAAGCTTATTTGGTTGTTATTGGGACTTTGGTTGCTTATTGGTTTACCCTTTTACCCGAATGGACTACTTGGGTACTTTTAGTTGCCATGGCATTGTATGATCTTGCCGCAGTTTTGCTGCCTGGTGGACCTTTGAGGCTCTTGGTAGAGCTAGCTATATCAAGAGATGAAGAAATTCCAGCTTTAGTCTACGAGGCACCGCCGGTTATTAGTGGCGAATCTGGCTTGATTGGTGGTATGGCACAGAGAAGGTCATGGAGAGAGGGAAGGGGCGGTTCAGATGAAAATCAAGTGCTTAGCTCCAATCAAATATCCCCTAACCTGGGGACATATTCATCGGTTGTTGATGCTGAGGAAGGTCGGTTTCCCAGCGTGGATTCGGAACTTGTTGCTCCTCTTATTCAGCATCGAATAAGTGTCCGATTAACTTCACCAGAAAACAGAGCTCCAAGTGAGAACCTCACGCTAGAAGGAATCGGCCTGGCATCCTCAGGTGCGATTAAGCTTGGATTAGGTGACTTCATCTTTTACAGTGTTTTAGTAGGCAGAGCTGCTATGTATGACTTCATGACTGTATATGCATGTTACCTTGCTATAATTGCTGGTCTTGGCATAACCTTGTTGCTGCTTGCACTGTATCGGAAGGTTCTGCCAGCACTTCCTGTGTCTGTCATGCTAGGTGTGTTGTTCTACTTGCTTACTCGGCTAttgcttgaaaattttgttCTACAATGTTCAGTGAACCTGTTGATGTTCTAG